In Gracilibacillus salitolerans, the sequence CGTCTTAAATGTACCGTCGGTTTTGGCAGCAAGCAATAAATCAGACCCTTCACTGTATTGATATACTTTATAAGGTATTTGTTTTATTGAACTTAGTGGGTAAAGGTTATTGTTCATAGCTCCTTCATTTAAAATAGGATGATGATTCTCAAATTGAACTTCCTCAATCCCTAATGGTCGAAACATAAACATTAAAACCTTTTCGAAACTGCTGTAATTACTTCCACTAGGCTGCAATGCAAAGGAATCTGTAAATGTTGCACTTACTTCTTGCTGATCTCTTTCAAATTGTATATCACGTATTCCGATATCATACAAGCCGTTTTCTTCTAAATCAATATACTCGTTAATTTGACGATAAGAAAAGTTACTGTTCAAGATGGTAATTGGAACAATGTGTTGTGCTTGTTCTGTCAGAAACGCCATATAACTTGCGGATTGTGCATCTTCCATATCAATTAGATAACGATATTCTTCATTTATATTGTCTTGCAATTCCGCTTTGTTATAAATATCTGCTTCTTCTGTTATTGATGTTTCACCATCACTATTATCAAAAGTATCCACGTTTGATTCATCAGCCATATCAGAAGATGATTGATCATAACTCCTTGAGAAGTCTTGCCCCTGTATAATGACGAAAATTAACAATGCTGCACAAACAGTTGCAACCATCGGGATCCAAACAAATGATCGTTTTTTCTGAGAAGATACTTTATCTTGATTCATTTTAGATTCAATTTGACTATAAATCTCCTCTTTAGTACGTTTATCTTCCATTTTAGGTAATTTACGTAGTTGTTCTTTTATCTGTTCATCATTTAACTTATGATTCTTCATGATAGCCTTCCTCCTCTCTAAACGAGGTCACCATACATTGTTTTAGAACATTTAGTGCACGATGCTGAGTAGTTTTTACTTTACTCGTAGACCAATCTAATATTTCTGCCGTCTCTTTTATATTAAAATCTTGGATATAACGTAATATAATGACTTGTTTTTGATCATTTGTACAGCGTTCCATACAATTGTAAATCTGCTTCATTTGGTCATCTAACATTACATATTCTTCTGGTTCCTGATGATCAGATTTAAGTTGCTCTCCTTCTTCTCCCCAATTAAAGAATTCTAAGAATTTATTTCTTTTTCTTTTTAACTGGCGAAAATAATCAAAAGTGACATGCCTTGCAATCGAAAAAAGCCATGTTTTTTCCGAACTTTCACCTTTAAAATTCTGATACGAACGTAAGACCTTTATATAGACTTCCTGAACAATATCTTCTGTTTGTTGTTTATCTTTTACCATATAAAATATAAATTGAAATAAATCATGATGATAATTGTCATATAGTTCCTCAAAAGTGGTCTTCACCTCAAGACCCCCTTACCTTATACTATTTGTCGAAAATTATATTGAAAGGTTACACTTCTTCTTTAAAATATCTATACAAAACTAAAATACCACAGCAATCAATACTGTGGTAGTAATTTATCAAAATAAACGGTTAGTATGCTGAAATACTCTCACTAATATCGGATATAAAAGGATCATAAATATAACATTTCCAATTGCATGAGCGATATCAAAGGTGATACCAGCTAAGTAGTAAGCGACAAAATTGCCAGCAAACGTGAAAGTACCTAAATTGACAATCAATCCATAAATAAATGCTGACACAAATGCAAAAATAGTTAACAAGAACTTGCGTTTTTTTCTGTTATATCTTCCTATAATTCCAGCTATAACTCCTATTACCGCCCATGCAATCATTTGCCAAATCGTCCAAATCCCCATACCTAAAAAGAGATTTGTAATGTAGGTTGTCACTATGGCGATACAAATAGCTGGTAATACACCTACTAATGCACCAGTAATGATTATAATGGCAGTTACAGGTTGTATATTTGGTATAAATTGGAATACTATTCTTCCTATAACACAAACAGCTGCTATCAGTGATATAAGTGTAAGTTTATAGGTACTCAACGTATCACTCTATTACTTGAAGATCAAAGGTTATATGATCTTCATCCTCTACTTCATAATCAGCAATTCCCTCATTTACCATTTCGCCGTTTGCTTCATATGTCCAGAAGATGCTTTCATCAGTGTCTTGCTGATAACCTTCAATGGCAGTCAGAAAGCCATCGTCAGTTACTTTCACATCATAATTGTTTTCCAAGATAGTTAGTAAGGGTGTTCCTGATTGAACAGTAAAATCATCATCGCTGATCGTTGTATTTGTTGTTTGATCTGTAATGGTTAATGAGATAGATACTTCCTCATCTGTCGCTGATGTATTTCCACAAGCTGTCATTACTATCGCTAAAATAGTAATAATAAATATTTTTTTGATTTGTTTCATGTTTTCATTCTCCTCAATTTTGTAATGTTGAGGATAAAAGCTATGTTAATGTATGTATTAAGTTGATACAACACTCCACATGCTTAATCCTCGAAGCATGAATAAATGTTTAATGGCAGGTCTCCTGACTTTGTGTATTATTCTACTCTAGCGTCTTCCCATACGTAAATTCTCCGTACAGTGACATAAGCTATTTCGTTACACTTACAGTTGCGAGGACAGTTCTGGATTTACACCAAATTCCCTTTTAAGCAATACACCATTAAACACACCATATTCTATTAGTTTTGTGTTACTTCGAATTTATAACCGACACCCCATACCGTAACAATCATTTTTGCGGCATCTGTGGATACTTTGCTTAGTTTTTCCCTTAATCGTTTTACATGCGTGTCTACTGTTCTTAAATCACCAAAAAACTCATATTTCCATACCTCTTTAAGTAATTCTTCTCGTTCAAAAACTTTATCAGGTGATTTTGCTAAAAACAAGAGCAGTTCGTACTCTTTTGGTGTTAAATTAACTTCCTTATTATCTGCTAAAACTCGATGTGCGTCATTATCAATTAGTAGGTGCGGAAATTCAATTAGATCTTTTGACCGGTTAGATGTATGTATCGTATTAGAACTTGTGGATCTTCTTAATAATGCTTTTACTCTTAACACCACTTCACGTGGACTGAATGGTTTCACAATGTAATCATCAGTTCCGGCTTCAAAACCATGAATTCGACTTAACTCTTCACCTTTAGCAGTAAGCATAATCACAGGTGTCGTCTTTTTGGTTCTAAGCTCTTTACAAACCTCTAGCCCATCTTTTCCAGGCATCATCAGATCAAGCAAGATCACCTCATAATCTTCCGTCATAGCTAATTTTAAACCTTGTTCCCCGTCTTCTGCTTCATCAATTTCAAAACCTTCACGCTCAAGGTACATTTTTAATAGACGTCGAATTCTATCTTCATCATCAACAACAAGAATTTTTTTCGTTTCCTGTTCCATTCTTCTCCCCCCTATCTCTTCATAGTATATAGGCAAAAAGCACAAGAGACAAATATCACTTGTACTTTCTGTAAAAACTTTTAGGCATAAGAATGTAAACCTGCTAACACTAGGTTAACAACAATTAAATTAAACATAATGATAGCAAATCCAATAACAGCTAACCATGCTGATTTCTCCCCATGCCATCCTCGTGATAAACGAAGGTGTAAGAAAATAGCATAGAAAAAGAAAGTAATGAGTGCCCATACTTCTTTTGGATCCCAACCCCAATATCTATTCCATGCTTCTTGTGCCCAAATGGCAGCAAAAATCAATCCACCTAGAGTAAATACCGGAAATCCAATGGCAACTGCTCGATAACATACTTCATCCAATAATTCCGGGTTTGCTTTTTTTAGTAATGGTTGGATCGCTGCAGCCACTCTTTTTCTCAATACAGCTCTCGTTATCAAATATAATAATAAACCAACAGTTAAGGACCATACTAATGTATTCAATTTACGAGGCGCTTCTGCACCATGCAACCATCCTGGTGCAGTAAAAACAGCATCTATCTTATCTTCTGTTATTAGTTCACCATTCTCCGGACCAAACAAAGCTGGTAGTTGATAGTCTAATGTTATTTCTTCTCCATCAACGACATGAGAAAATGTTGCGTTATAATCCATTGATGAAAAAATCGTCGTAATAATCACAAAGCCTAATGTTGCACAAATAGAATACATAATGATTTCTAACCAAGTAGTTTTTGCAGTAGTTTGGGATTGGTTAATTTGACGGATTAAATAGATAATTCCGGCAACAAAACTAACTGCTAGAATCGCCTCACCTAACGCGACCGTCGTAACATGAATGTACAGCCAATGACTTTTCAAAGAAGGAACTAGAGGTGAAACTTCCTTTGGATACATACTTGCATACCCAATAACTAATAATGCGACAGGTAAGGCAAATAATCCTAATAACTCAATACGATATATAAAGTATAAAATGATAAACGCCAATACAAGCATCATACCGAAAAAAGTAACAAATTCAAACATGTTACTAACCGGTGCATGTCCACTTGCCATCCATCTAGTAAAAAAGTATCCAACTTGTGCGATAAACCCCAGCATAGTAGTACCAATCGCTAATTTGTTCGTAAGTGTGAACTGTTTTTCATGTTGCTTGTCCTTAATGGTTGCAGCAAAAAAAATGACTGCTATTAAGTAAATCACAAAAGCAGTATACAATAGGCCTCCACTTAAAGATAGTATATCCATACACTTTCTCCTCCTTGCATCACCTCAAACGGTAATGAGTTACGCATCATTCTTTTTTTCTTGATCTCGAACCATAGTAAAAGATGTCCCGTCTATAATTTTTTCAAATTCTTTTGTTAATCCATACCAATTTTTATTTGTATGACATGCTATATATATTCTATCTGTAGCTTGATGAATCCAAATTCTTCGATGCTGCCAATACATCCCTTGTACAACACCAATCATAAAAATAAATGCCCCTAATCCAATAATAGGAAGCGTCAGATCTTTCCTTACCTTTAGTCCGCTGACATCGCGCACGCCAAAGTCTGTTAAACTTAGCTTATACTGATTGTCACCTGAAGGGATATTTTGACCAATCGCTAAAAAGCTTGCTTCCCGTTCTTCTATATCAGGGCCATAAACAAAGAAGACAAATCCTGGGTTTCGAGGATAATTAGATTTTGACCTCGGCTCACCATTATTTAATTCATATTCCGGATAAAAACGATTTAGCTCGATACGGTAGCCATTATCAAATACATACTCACTTTCAGGATCTGTTAAATCTACTGTAAATTCTACAATCGCTTCTTCCTCTTCCTCATCTACCTCATGTAACTTAAAGGACATCGTCTGAAATTCATTTAATTGATAACTATCTTGATAAAGTGCTAAACCATCAATTTTCAATGGTTCGTTTACAATAATTTCTCCACTTTTGACTTCTTTTAATTCCGGCTCAGATCCTATGACATCTTTGGACACATCCTCATATATAATAGCACTTGTTTCAAAATGTTTCGGTACAGGTCCATTTGTATTTTGTAATGCCGCCTCAAATATTTCATCTTCATCATCAT encodes:
- a CDS encoding response regulator transcription factor, with amino-acid sequence MEQETKKILVVDDEDRIRRLLKMYLEREGFEIDEAEDGEQGLKLAMTEDYEVILLDLMMPGKDGLEVCKELRTKKTTPVIMLTAKGEELSRIHGFEAGTDDYIVKPFSPREVVLRVKALLRRSTSSNTIHTSNRSKDLIEFPHLLIDNDAHRVLADNKEVNLTPKEYELLLFLAKSPDKVFEREELLKEVWKYEFFGDLRTVDTHVKRLREKLSKVSTDAAKMIVTVWGVGYKFEVTQN
- the ccsB gene encoding c-type cytochrome biogenesis protein CcsB, which codes for MDILSLSGGLLYTAFVIYLIAVIFFAATIKDKQHEKQFTLTNKLAIGTTMLGFIAQVGYFFTRWMASGHAPVSNMFEFVTFFGMMLVLAFIILYFIYRIELLGLFALPVALLVIGYASMYPKEVSPLVPSLKSHWLYIHVTTVALGEAILAVSFVAGIIYLIRQINQSQTTAKTTWLEIIMYSICATLGFVIITTIFSSMDYNATFSHVVDGEEITLDYQLPALFGPENGELITEDKIDAVFTAPGWLHGAEAPRKLNTLVWSLTVGLLLYLITRAVLRKRVAAAIQPLLKKANPELLDEVCYRAVAIGFPVFTLGGLIFAAIWAQEAWNRYWGWDPKEVWALITFFFYAIFLHLRLSRGWHGEKSAWLAVIGFAIIMFNLIVVNLVLAGLHSYA
- a CDS encoding RNA polymerase sigma factor SigX, with translation MKTTFEELYDNYHHDLFQFIFYMVKDKQQTEDIVQEVYIKVLRSYQNFKGESSEKTWLFSIARHVTFDYFRQLKRKRNKFLEFFNWGEEGEQLKSDHQEPEEYVMLDDQMKQIYNCMERCTNDQKQVIILRYIQDFNIKETAEILDWSTSKVKTTQHRALNVLKQCMVTSFREEEGYHEES
- a CDS encoding GerMN domain-containing protein codes for the protein MKNHKLNDEQIKEQLRKLPKMEDKRTKEEIYSQIESKMNQDKVSSQKKRSFVWIPMVATVCAALLIFVIIQGQDFSRSYDQSSSDMADESNVDTFDNSDGETSITEEADIYNKAELQDNINEEYRYLIDMEDAQSASYMAFLTEQAQHIVPITILNSNFSYRQINEYIDLEENGLYDIGIRDIQFERDQQEVSATFTDSFALQPSGSNYSSFEKVLMFMFRPLGIEEVQFENHHPILNEGAMNNNLYPLSSIKQIPYKVYQYSEGSDLLLAAKTDGTFKTLTAALEEMKKPAPEFNVQSSIPEDTVIETEDHTADEVFVSLSSDQIGENQRTVQMIEAILASAATYGYQEVLFSIGIDQIGRYDLTEPIQTTDQINIIQ
- a CDS encoding DUF4430 domain-containing protein, which encodes MKQIKKIFIITILAIVMTACGNTSATDEEVSISLTITDQTTNTTISDDDFTVQSGTPLLTILENNYDVKVTDDGFLTAIEGYQQDTDESIFWTYEANGEMVNEGIADYEVEDEDHITFDLQVIE
- a CDS encoding ECF transporter S component; this translates as MSTYKLTLISLIAAVCVIGRIVFQFIPNIQPVTAIIIITGALVGVLPAICIAIVTTYITNLFLGMGIWTIWQMIAWAVIGVIAGIIGRYNRKKRKFLLTIFAFVSAFIYGLIVNLGTFTFAGNFVAYYLAGITFDIAHAIGNVIFMILLYPILVRVFQHTNRLF